Within the Actinomycetota bacterium genome, the region GTGATGATCGCCTGCGCGGTGGCGGGCCCAACACCGGAGAGGGCCTCGAGCTGGTCGGCCGTCGCGGTGTTGAGATTGACCGGGCCGCTCCGCGTCGAGCCGTCGCCGGTCGGCCCGGGCCCGAGAACCGCCGGCGGCGCCTGTCCCCTGTGCGGCACGAACACGCGGTCGCCGTCGGAGAGCCGGGTCGCCAGGTTGAGAGGATCGAGGTCGGCGTCGGGAGTGGTGCCGTCCGCGGCGGCGACCGCGTCTGCGACGCGCGCGCCCGAACCGACGGGGTAGACACCGGGACGGGCGACGGCACCGGCCACGTACACCACGACGGGACCCGGCACCGTGGTGGTGGCCGACACTCCCGCCGGCGGCATGGCACGCGGTAGCGAGAGCTCCGCGGGAGGGGGGGACCGCAACAGGCGCAAGCCGACGACGCCCAGCCCGATCGCCGCCACTGCACCGAGCGACGCCGCGACCAGGCCGGCAATGGAGAGGGGAAGTTGGGCACGGAGGTCGCCGAGGCGCGCCCGCCAGTCGCGCGGCGGCTCCGGGCGGAGGAGTTCGTGGCTCACGTCGCGCTCCCGGGAACGAAGGTCGTCGACCGGGGAAGTGGCGCTTCGACCCTAGCGGCGCACCGACCGCCTCGCCACCCACTCGGCTTCGACCTCGAGCGGGATGCGGAGGTATGCGCCACGGTGGCCGTACCCGCGCCAGCGCCATCGCACGTACGCGGCAAGGTAGCGGCGCAGGAAACCCAGCACACCGAGCTCGCGCCACTGGCGCACGTGCTCCTCCTCGTGACGCATCAGCCGGCGGTCGTCCGCCGCGCGCCGACGCACGATGATGAGCGACCCGAGCGTGATGGCATCGGCGCCGGGCGGAACGGGACCGCCCTTCCAGACGCGCACGCGCTAGTACAACCGAGCCGTGAGCCGCTTGCGATAGGTCGCCGTCCGCGGGTCGTCGGCGCCCAGCACCTCGAGCAGATCGACGAACTGTTGACGGGCGTCGTCGTCGTCCTTCACCCGTTCGAGCAACGCGTCGAGACGCGCTTCCACGCCGTCGCCCGCCACCACCGCGTCGCCGCCCACGCGCGCGAGCGCGGCGATCCGTCGCGTCTCCGCCGTCTCCGGGAGTCGCTCGAGCAGGGCGAGCGCCTCGTCGCCCTGGCCTCGGACGACGAGCAACTCGGCGAGGGCCGTCACCGCGCCCGGATGATCGGGCTGCAGGTCGAGCGCGGCGCGTAGGGAGGCCTCGTCACCTGCCGCGACCAGACGGTCGGCTTCGGTCTCGGCCGGTGCCAGCCGGTCCACGAACTCCTGCACCGCGGGCTCCGGAAGCGCCCCGATGAACGAGTCGACGATCTTGCGGTCCTGCAGCGCGAAGACCGCGGGGATGGACTGCACCTGGAACGTCGTCGCCACGCGGGGGTTGGCGTCGACATCGACCTTCACGAGCGCCACCTTGCCCTCGGTCGCGGCCACCACCCGCTCCAGGATGGGGCCCAGCGTGCGGCACGGACCGCACCACTCGGCCCACAGGTCGACCACCACCGGGACTTCGGTGGAGCGGTCGAGCACATCGCGTTCGAAGGTGTCATCGGTGACGTCGAGCATGTCGCATCTTGTCAACCCGGTGGGTGGCCGTACGATTCCGACCCATGACCACAGCCGTCGAGGGCATCCAGGCCGACCGCGTGACCCGCTGGTTCCAGGACCACGTCGACGGCGTCGTCCCGCCCCTCGAGTTCTCGCTCATCGCAGGCGGTCACTCCAACCTCACCTTCAAGGTCACCGACGCGGCCGGCCGGGCCCTCGTCCTCCGCCGCCCACCGCTCCACCACGTCCTGCCGACCGCCCACGACATGAGCCGGGAGCACAAGATCATCTCCGCCCTCGGCCCGACGCCGGTGCCGGTGGCGCCGGCGATAGGCCTCTGCACGGACGAGGCGGTCAACGGCACGCCGTTCTACGTCATGGACTTCGTCGAGGGACACGTCCTGCGCACGACGGAGATCGCCACGGCCGTCTTCGACGAGGCGCAGCGCCGGGTCGCAGGTGAGTCGCTCGTCGACGTGCTGGCCGAGATCCACTCCGTCGACGTCGATGCTGTCGGGCTGGGCGACCTGGGCCGGCGCGAGGGCTACATCGAACGGCAGCTGAAGCGGTGGTGGTCGCAGTTCGAGCAGTCGAAGACCCGTGAGGTCCCCGTCCTCGAGGACGTATACCGCGTGCTCAAGTCGCGCGTGCCGGAGCAGGGCGGCGCCACGATCGTGCACGGCGACTACCGGCTCGACAACACCATGCTCGGCGACGACGGTCGGGTGGCGGCCGTGCTCGACTGGGAGATCTGCACGCTCGGCGACCCCCTCGCCGACGTCGGGTTGCTGATGGTCTACTGGTCCGAGGCCGGTGACGAGCTCGAGTCGCTGCCCTCCTCCCCCACCGTGCTGTCGGGCTTCCCGAGCCGCAAGGAGGTCGCCGACCGCTACGCCGAGCGCTCCGGGCGCGACCTGAGCGGCCTCGACTTCTACGTCGCGTTCGGGTACTGGAAGCTGGCGTGCATCGTCGAGGGCGTCTACGCGCGCTACGTCGGCGGCGCCATGGGCTCCGCCAGTAGCGGCTTCGAGCACTTCGGCAACCAGGTCGTGCGCCTGGCCGAGGCCGCGCGCGCCGTGGTCGACGGATGACCGGCTGATGTCGCTCTACGAGCTGCACGCCCGCCCGTCGCTCGACCGTCCGGTGCTCGTCGTGGGCATGGAGGGCTGGATCGACGCCGGGCTCGGCGCTGCGACCGCCATGGCCACGCTGCTGGGCGCTGTCAACACCGAGCCCGTGGCCACGTTCGACGTCGACACGCTTCTCGACCATCGCGCCCGGCGTCCGATCGTCCGCATCGTCGACGGCGTGAACACCGGGCTCCGCTGGCCGGAGATCCAGCTGCGCGGCGGCCACGACGCCGACGGCCACGACCTGCTCCTGCTCCTCGGGCCCGAGCCCGACCACCAGTGGCGCGCGTTCACGGCTGCAGTGGGCGAACTCGCCACGTCGTTCGGCGTGGGCCTGGTGATCGGTCTGGGCGCATTTCCCGCACCCGTGCCGCACACGCGTCCGGCGCGTCTGGCGTCCACGGCCACCACCTCCGAGCTGGCGCACCGCGTCGGCTTCCTGCCCGGTGCCCTCGACGTGCCCGCGGGCGTGCAGGCCGCGCTCGAGCGGGGCTTCGCCGAGCTCGGGATCCCCGCGGTCGGGCTGTGGGCCCGCGTGCCGCATTACGCGGCGGCGATGCCCTACCCGGAGGCCAGCGCGGTGCTGCTCGAGGGGCTCACGTCGGTGGCGGGGATCACCACCGACACCGGCGACCTGCGCCGGGCAGCCGAGGCCAGTCGCCAACACCTCGACGAGCTCATCGCCAACAGCGAGGAGCACATCGCGCTCGTGCGCCAGTTGGAGACGCAGGTCGACGCCGACGTCCCCTCCGGCGACGAGATCGCGGCCGAGGTCGAGCGCTTCCTGCGCGGCCAAGGTCCCGGCACCTGACCTTCAGCTCGTTCGAGTCGAGACGCGCGCGAACACGAAGTCGAGCTCCGTCGTCATGCGGCTGTCGACGCTAGCGTCGCATCCCATGAAGGTGGACGGAGGCATCCCGTTCGAGCTCGACGCGGTCGCCGACGCGGCGCGCGCCGCCGAAGCTGCGGGCTACGACGGTGCCTGGGCGGCCGAGACGAGCCACGACGCGTTCCTGCCGCTGCTCCTCGCGGCCGAGCACACGGAGCGGCTCGAGCTCGGCACCGGGATCGCGGTGGCGTTCCCCCGCAGCCCCATGCACCTCGCCGTCGTCGGCAACGACCTGCAGTCCTATTCGAAGGGCAGGTTCCTCCTCGGGCTGGGCTCGCAGATCAAGGCTCACATCGAGAAGCGGTTCAGCGCCACGTGGACCCGACCTGCGGCGCGCATGCGCGAGCTCATCCTCGCGACGCGCGCCATCTGGGACTCCTGGAACCACGGCACCAAGCTCGACTTCCGGGGCGACTTCTATACGCACACGTTGATGACTCCGTTCTTCAACCCGGGGCCGAACAGCTATGGACCGCCCAAGGTCTTCCTCGCTGCGGTCGGCGCGCGCATGACCGAGGTGGCCGGAGAGGTCTGCGACGGGCTGCTCGCACACGGCTTCACCACCGAGGCTTACCTGCGCGAGACCACCCTGCCTGCGCTCGAGCGGGGGCTCGGCAAGGTGGGACGGTCGCGCGCCGACTTCGAGATATCGATGCCCGTCTTCGTCGTCACCGGCGTCGACGAGGAGCAGATGACCAAGGCCGACCGGAGCGTGCGCGAGCAGATCGCGTTCTACGGGTCGACGCCCGCCTACCGGGGCGTGCTCGAGACCCACGGCTGGGGCGACCTGCAGGGCGAGCTCAACTCGCTCTCGAAGCAGGGTGCATGGGCGGAGATGGGCACCCGCATCGACGACGACATGCTCGACGCGTTCGCCGTCGTCGGTGAGCCGGAACAGGTCCCCGGCCTGATCCGAAGGCGCTACGGCGACATCGTCGACCGGGTGAGCTTCTACGCGCCGTACCGCTCCGACCCCGAGCGCTGGCGGGCGGTGCTGGCGGGCTTCAAGTCCGACTGACCGCGCCTGGGTGAAGTCGCCCGCTCAGATGGGCTGGAGCTCCTCGCTCAGGTAACGGCTGCGGCACAACGCCCGCTGGAGCTTGCCCGAGGAGGTCTTCGGCAGGGTGCCGGGGCTCACGAGCACGAGATCGCGCAGCGACACGCCGACCGCCTGGCGAACGCTTCGCGACACCGCGTCGCGCACCGGACCGATCTCGTCGGCCTTGGTCTCGGCCACCACCACGACGTCCTCGCGCCCGCGACGCCCCTCGACCCCGAAGGCGATCACGTTGCCCGCGCGCACGCCCGCGACCGAGGCCACAGCACGCTCGACGTCCTCGGGGAAGACGTTGCGGCCGCCGACGATGATGACGTCCTTGATACGCCCGCAGACGACGAGCTCTCCCTCGACCAGGTACGCCAGGTCTCCGGTGCGCAACCAACCGTCGCGGAACGCGCGCGCCGTCTCGGTGGGTCGCCGGTAGTACCCGGGGGTCACCGATGTGCCGCGGATCTCGAGCTCGCCGACCTCGCGTTCGCGCATGGCCCGCCCGGTCTCGGGCTCGACGATGCGGAGCTGCAGACCCTCGACGGGCTTCCCGAGGCGGGCGAGCCGGCGGGTGCCGACCTCGCCGGCACCGCGTGGGGCCGCGTAGCGGTCGGTCTCGAGCACCCGGCGGTCGATTGAGTCGACGGTCATGCCCGTGCCGGGCCTGGGGAACGTGCCCGCGATGGTGACCTCCGCCATTCCGAACGCGCAGAAGACCACACGCGGGTCGAGGCCATGCCGCGCGCCCGCGTCGCAGAAGGCCTCGACGGTCGAAGGGTCGATGGGCTCGGCGCCGTTGAGACCGATCCGCCAGCGCGACAGGTCGAGCCCGTCGAGGCGCGCCAGCGCCCGCGCCGCGAGCGCGTAGGCGAAGTTGGGGCCTGCGGTGGCGGTCCCGCCGAAGGCGGACATCCATTCCATCCAGCGCGCGGGCGACGCCATGAAGTCCTGGGCCCCGGCCAGCACGAGATCGGTGCCGGTGATCATCGGCAGCGTGAGCAGCCCGATCAACCCCATGTCGTGATAGAGCGGCAGCCACGACAGGAGGACGTCGTTCGCAGGGTCGAGCGCGACGCCCGCGCGCGCCGCGTCGAGGTTCGCGAGCACCCGGTCGTGCGGGAGCATCACGCCCTTGGGTTCGGCGGTCGATCCGCTGGTGAACTGCAGGATCGCCAACGCTTCAGGGTCGTCGCGCGGGCGCTCGTAGTCGCGGGCGCAGGGCCGGCCCGGCCCGGGAGCGAGCTCCGACAGCAGCGCCATCGGCGGGTCGCCGGGGCGAGGCTCCAGGAACGGAGCCAGATCGTCGTCGAGGACCACGAGCGCGGCGTCGGCGGCGGTGGCCCGGGCGCGCGTCTGGGCGACGAACTCCTCGATCGACCCCAGGCGCATGGGGAGCGGGAGGACGACCACCGTCGCCCCTGCCAGCCAGGTCGCCTCGATTGCCGTCACGAGCGGACGCGTCGTCGGCCCGAGGAGGGCGACGTGGTCGCCGGGGCCGACTCCCCTCGCCTGCAGCGCGGCGGCCACGCCTCGCGCGTCGTCGTGGATCCGAGCCCATTCGACCCGTTCCGCCGCTTCTGAGGCGCCCACGAACGTGATCGAGCCACTCTGAGTGGTGGCGCGCTCGATTCGCGTGGCAATGGTGGTCATGAGGGCTTCGACCCACCCCCTGCCGAGAGCGTTACCTCCCGGTTACCCGAAGGACGAGGACGGCCACGTCGTCACGGGGCAGACCGGGCTGGAAGTCGAGGGCGGCCTGCTTGACGCGGTCGGCGATGCCCCGTGCGTCGAGGTCGCCGCTTCCCGCCACGAGCTCCCGCAAGCGCTCGGGCCCGAAGATCTCGCCCACACCGCGCGCCTCGGTGACGCCGTCGGTGTAGAGCACGATCACGTCGCCGGGCGCGAGCTCGACCGTGTCGTCGACCAGGGTCACGTCGGGGAAGGAGCCGAGTAGCAGACCGGGGTGGCCGAGCTGGCGCACGGTGCCGTCGGAGCGTCGGAGCAGCGGGGGCAGGTGCCCGCCGCGTGCGAGCAGGACGCGTGCGCCGTTCCCCGTCGGAACGATCCGGCAGAACACGGCGGTGAGGAAACGGTCGTCGGACTGCTCCCGCAGGATCGCGTCGTTGAGCAGGCTGAGCACGCTGCTCGGCGCTTCCCCGCGGAGGGCTGCGGCCCGCAGGGTGTGCCGGGCGAGACCCGTGAGCGCCGCCGCCCCGGTGCCCTTCCCGCAGACGTCACCGATGACCGCGGCCCACGCGCCTCCGCCGATCTCGAAGACGTCGTAGAAGTCGCCGCCGATGTCGTTGCCCTCGCCCGACGCGCGGTACGCGGCGCCGACGTCGACGCCGGGCACCAACGGCAGCGTCGGCGGCAGCAGGCTCGCCTGGAGCGTGTCGGCGACGCGCCGCCGGTCTTCGTAGAGACGGGCGTTCTCCACTGCCAGTGCCGCACGCCGCGCCAGCTCTTCGACCAGCATCAGGTCGTCGACGTCGTACCGGCGGCCCGACGCCGAGATGCCCAGCCAGAGGGCTCCCACGACCTGGCCCTGTGACGCGAGCGGCGAGACGATCAGCGACTGCACGTCGCCCAGCGTCCCGTCGGTCACATCGCGCAGAAGCTCCGACTCGCCGGCGCGAACCCGCCGCGGCACCGACATCAGCGCGGAGACCTCGGCCCACGCCGGATCGGCCCCGACCGAGGCGATCCGGCGGAACGACCGGCCGTCGTCGAGCAGGTCGATCGCGCACCAGTCGGCGAGGAGCGGGACGACGAGGTGAGCCAACTGCGAGAGCGTGGCCTCGTACTCGAATGATCCGCTCAACACGGTCGTCGCCTCGATGAGGAAGCTGAGGCGCTGCTCGTTGCTCTCTCGCTCGAGCTCGGCTTCGCGCCGCGCGGTGATGTCGCGAGTGACACCCAACATGCGCACGGGCACTCCGCGGGTATTGCGAAACGCCTCTCCGACGGCCAGCAACCAGTGCACCGAGCCGTCGGGCCACACCACGCGCAGCTCGGTCTCGTAACGGCCGCCGTGTTGCACGGCGGTGGTGATCGCCTCGCGCACGAGCTGACGATCGTCGGGGTGAACGCGGACGAGGAACGCCTCGAACGTCCCCTCGAACTCGTCGGGCGCGAGGCCGAACAGGCGCTCGACGTGCTCCGACCACACCAGGTCGTTGGTGGGGATGTTCCAGTCCCAGATGCCGATGCGTCCGGCGTCGATCGCGAGCTCGAGGCGCTCCTCGACCATCCGCCGCGCGGTCAGGTCGATGAAGCTCGAGATCACCAGCTCGGGTTTTCCCGAGCGTCCCGTGACGGCAACGGCCTCGTTCCACAGCCACCGGCGATCGCCGTCGGGAAGCGTGATGCCGACGAGCAGCTGTTGCTTCTCACCCGTGCGCAATGCGGCCGCCGCGGGCTGTTCCTCGAGGCCGAGGTCGTCTCCTTTCTCGTCGGTGGCCCGCCACCCCTCGCGAATGGGGGTGGCGCCGCTGATCTCCGCGAAGCTCAGCCCGATCAGCTCGAGGGCGGCGGTGTTGGCGTAGACGGCGAAACCGCGCGCGTCCTGCAGGATGACGCCGCCGGCGATCGCATCGAGGAGATTGCGAGCCTCATCACCGAGCACACCCGTCGCCAGGACCGGCCAGGCGCTGCCGTCCGTCACCGCCTCTCCTTCCCGTCCGCCGAGCTTCCTGTCTACACCACGACGTTCACGAGCTTCGGTGGGCGGGGGATCACCTTCTTCGGCGGTTGCCCGCGGAGATG harbors:
- a CDS encoding DUF4157 domain-containing protein, coding for MRVWKGGPVPPGADAITLGSLIIVRRRAADDRRLMRHEEEHVRQWRELGVLGFLRRYLAAYVRWRWRGYGHRGAYLRIPLEVEAEWVARRSVRR
- a CDS encoding tetratricopeptide repeat protein — protein: MLDVTDDTFERDVLDRSTEVPVVVDLWAEWCGPCRTLGPILERVVAATEGKVALVKVDVDANPRVATTFQVQSIPAVFALQDRKIVDSFIGALPEPAVQEFVDRLAPAETEADRLVAAGDEASLRAALDLQPDHPGAVTALAELLVVRGQGDEALALLERLPETAETRRIAALARVGGDAVVAGDGVEARLDALLERVKDDDDARQQFVDLLEVLGADDPRTATYRKRLTARLY
- a CDS encoding phosphotransferase family protein, which encodes MTTAVEGIQADRVTRWFQDHVDGVVPPLEFSLIAGGHSNLTFKVTDAAGRALVLRRPPLHHVLPTAHDMSREHKIISALGPTPVPVAPAIGLCTDEAVNGTPFYVMDFVEGHVLRTTEIATAVFDEAQRRVAGESLVDVLAEIHSVDVDAVGLGDLGRREGYIERQLKRWWSQFEQSKTREVPVLEDVYRVLKSRVPEQGGATIVHGDYRLDNTMLGDDGRVAAVLDWEICTLGDPLADVGLLMVYWSEAGDELESLPSSPTVLSGFPSRKEVADRYAERSGRDLSGLDFYVAFGYWKLACIVEGVYARYVGGAMGSASSGFEHFGNQVVRLAEAARAVVDG
- a CDS encoding PAC2 family protein: MSLYELHARPSLDRPVLVVGMEGWIDAGLGAATAMATLLGAVNTEPVATFDVDTLLDHRARRPIVRIVDGVNTGLRWPEIQLRGGHDADGHDLLLLLGPEPDHQWRAFTAAVGELATSFGVGLVIGLGAFPAPVPHTRPARLASTATTSELAHRVGFLPGALDVPAGVQAALERGFAELGIPAVGLWARVPHYAAAMPYPEASAVLLEGLTSVAGITTDTGDLRRAAEASRQHLDELIANSEEHIALVRQLETQVDADVPSGDEIAAEVERFLRGQGPGT
- a CDS encoding LLM class F420-dependent oxidoreductase, translated to MKVDGGIPFELDAVADAARAAEAAGYDGAWAAETSHDAFLPLLLAAEHTERLELGTGIAVAFPRSPMHLAVVGNDLQSYSKGRFLLGLGSQIKAHIEKRFSATWTRPAARMRELILATRAIWDSWNHGTKLDFRGDFYTHTLMTPFFNPGPNSYGPPKVFLAAVGARMTEVAGEVCDGLLAHGFTTEAYLRETTLPALERGLGKVGRSRADFEISMPVFVVTGVDEEQMTKADRSVREQIAFYGSTPAYRGVLETHGWGDLQGELNSLSKQGAWAEMGTRIDDDMLDAFAVVGEPEQVPGLIRRRYGDIVDRVSFYAPYRSDPERWRAVLAGFKSD
- a CDS encoding fatty-acid--CoA ligase, which encodes MTTIATRIERATTQSGSITFVGASEAAERVEWARIHDDARGVAAALQARGVGPGDHVALLGPTTRPLVTAIEATWLAGATVVVLPLPMRLGSIEEFVAQTRARATAADAALVVLDDDLAPFLEPRPGDPPMALLSELAPGPGRPCARDYERPRDDPEALAILQFTSGSTAEPKGVMLPHDRVLANLDAARAGVALDPANDVLLSWLPLYHDMGLIGLLTLPMITGTDLVLAGAQDFMASPARWMEWMSAFGGTATAGPNFAYALAARALARLDGLDLSRWRIGLNGAEPIDPSTVEAFCDAGARHGLDPRVVFCAFGMAEVTIAGTFPRPGTGMTVDSIDRRVLETDRYAAPRGAGEVGTRRLARLGKPVEGLQLRIVEPETGRAMREREVGELEIRGTSVTPGYYRRPTETARAFRDGWLRTGDLAYLVEGELVVCGRIKDVIIVGGRNVFPEDVERAVASVAGVRAGNVIAFGVEGRRGREDVVVVAETKADEIGPVRDAVSRSVRQAVGVSLRDLVLVSPGTLPKTSSGKLQRALCRSRYLSEELQPI
- a CDS encoding PAS domain S-box protein; its protein translation is MTDGSAWPVLATGVLGDEARNLLDAIAGGVILQDARGFAVYANTAALELIGLSFAEISGATPIREGWRATDEKGDDLGLEEQPAAAALRTGEKQQLLVGITLPDGDRRWLWNEAVAVTGRSGKPELVISSFIDLTARRMVEERLELAIDAGRIGIWDWNIPTNDLVWSEHVERLFGLAPDEFEGTFEAFLVRVHPDDRQLVREAITTAVQHGGRYETELRVVWPDGSVHWLLAVGEAFRNTRGVPVRMLGVTRDITARREAELERESNEQRLSFLIEATTVLSGSFEYEATLSQLAHLVVPLLADWCAIDLLDDGRSFRRIASVGADPAWAEVSALMSVPRRVRAGESELLRDVTDGTLGDVQSLIVSPLASQGQVVGALWLGISASGRRYDVDDLMLVEELARRAALAVENARLYEDRRRVADTLQASLLPPTLPLVPGVDVGAAYRASGEGNDIGGDFYDVFEIGGGAWAAVIGDVCGKGTGAAALTGLARHTLRAAALRGEAPSSVLSLLNDAILREQSDDRFLTAVFCRIVPTGNGARVLLARGGHLPPLLRRSDGTVRQLGHPGLLLGSFPDVTLVDDTVELAPGDVIVLYTDGVTEARGVGEIFGPERLRELVAGSGDLDARGIADRVKQAALDFQPGLPRDDVAVLVLRVTGR